Proteins encoded within one genomic window of Setaria italica strain Yugu1 chromosome IV, Setaria_italica_v2.0, whole genome shotgun sequence:
- the LOC101784574 gene encoding uncharacterized protein LOC101784574 codes for MYIHCVFKTVKSCLPSQSRVIDSKIRVPSSRNMFAWRLPTVFMDHQSVTISLQKTLGHNQLTTIDAESRPCPPPLNCRRAAAPSAAGMLLLRRHLLPLLRAASPLPARIYYRACFLSTSASAAPFSLVEYLVAACGLDSAQARKAARKAFDEASKGSRKAFQDISNCRLNSASNPDAILALLSGAGLSRADIAAVVAADPLLLRSSPKNIGPRLLALRDRLGLSAPQMVRFLLVGSRAVRSCDVVPRLEFFISFYGSFERLLVFIKNHNSILLSDLERVIKPNIALLRQCGISVRDIAKLFSLKARVLTFNPEHLKEVVLRAEELGVPRSSRMFFQAVFVVSNITKEKVAARLEFLKSTLGCHESEIATAVSKMPTILGISEQSLHRKIQFLVNEVGLEPQYILQRPALFTYSLEKRLVPRHCVMKVLQAKGFLISNTSFYSFAQYGEETFKLRYIDSHKDSVPGLADAYATAC; via the exons ATGTATATTCATTGTGTGTTTAAGACTGTAAAATCTTGTTTGCCTTCACAGTCCAGAGTCATTGATTCGAAGATACGAGTACCAAGTTCCAGAAATATGTTTGCGTGGAGACTGCCGACAGTTTTCATG GACCACCAGTCAGTCACAATCAGCTTGCAAAAGACCCTCGGTCACAACCAGTTAACCACTATCGACGCGGAGTCGCGGCCCTGTCCTCCTCCTCTCAactgccgccgcgccgctgctccctccgccgccggtatGCTGCTCCTTCGGAGgcacctcctccctctcctccgcgcGGCCTCCCCGCTCCCCGCCCGCATCTATTACCGCGCCTGCTTcctctccacctccgcctccgccgccccatTCTCCCTCGTTGagtacctcgtcgccgcctgcgGCCTCGACTCAGCTCAAGCCCGCAAGGCAGCCCGGAAGGCGTTCGATGAAGCATCCAAAGGTAGCAGGAAGGCATTCCAGGACATCTCCAACTGCCGCCTCAACTCCGCATCCAACCCGGACGCCATCCTCGCTCTGctctccggcgccggcctctCCCGCGCCGACATCGCTGCCGTCGTCGCTGCGGACCCGCTGCTCCTCCGCTCCTCGCCCAAGAACATCGGCCCCCGCCTTCTTGCTCTCCGCGACCGCCTCGGTCTGTCCGCTCCCCAGATGGTTCGCTTCCTCCTGGTCGGCTCACGCGCTGTCCGCAGCTGCGACGTCGTTCCAAGGCTCGAGTTCTTCATCTCCTTCTACGGCTCATTTGAACGGCTCCTCGTGTTCATAAAGAATCACAACAGCATCCTATTGTCAGATCTTGAAAGGGTGATCAAGCCTAACATCGCGCTGCTTCGTCAGTGCGGCATAAGTGTTCGAGATATTGCCAAGCTGTTCTCACTCAAAGCCAGGGTGCTTACCTTCAACCCAGAGCATCTCAAGGAGGTAGTGCTACGCGCGGAAGAGCTTGGGGTGCCTCGCAGCTCAAGAATGTTCTTTCAGGCGGTGTTCGTCGTCTCAAATATCACCAAAGAGAAGGTTGCTGCCAGGCTCGAATTTTTGAAGAGTACTCTTGGTTGCCACGAGAGTGAAATTGCCACTGCAGTGTCCAAGATGCCAACCATTCTAGGAATATCTGAGCAGAGCCTTCACCGCAAGATTCAGTTCTTGGTCAATGAGGTTGGACTGGAGCCTCAGTACATTTTGCAAAGGCCTGCCCTGTTCACATACAGCCTGGAGAAGCGGCTAGTGCCCCGGCATTGTGTCATGAAGGTCCTGCAGGCAAAGGGATTTCTGATTAGCAATACGAGCTTTTACTCATTTGCTCAATATGGAGAGGAGACTTTCAAATTGAGGTACATTGACAGTCACAAGGACTCTGTTCCTGGGCTTGCAGATGCTTATGCAACAGCTTGTTAG
- the LOC101785775 gene encoding transcription termination factor MTEF1, chloroplastic gives MLHLRDRILPLLRAASTIHPRPCLLLSTSTSTSPAPFSLELEDYLVAACGLTPAQARKASQQAFDEAAKRSRKPIEEFSYPRLNSASKNPDAILALLSGVGLSRADIAAVVAADPLLLHSSVKTVGPRLLALRDRLGLSPPQIVRFLLVGSDALCHDVIPKLQFLISFYGSFEQVLVVVKRSNSLLRVGLESVIKPNIALFRQIGVQDIVQLCSNTPRLLTFNLERLKDCLLRAEELGVPRTSRMFKYAVSLVAGNSKEKVAAKLEFFKRTLGCSEAEVSVAMSKVPTILGISDENLTRKIEFLVNEVGMEPQYILERPILLGYSLKKRLLPRHRVVKALQAKGLLNSNMNLFSLAVIGEEAFRLKFVDCHKDSVPGLAGYYATACDDDVPPEVQLLS, from the coding sequence atgcTGCACCTCCGGGATCGCATCCTCCCTCTGCTCCGCGCCGCGTCCACTATCCACCCccgcccctgcctcctcctttctacttccacctccacctctcccgcgcccttctccctcgagctcgaggactacctcgtcgccgcctgcgGCCTCACCCCAGCCCAAGCCCGCAAGGCGTCTCAGCAGGCATTCGATGAGGCAGCCAAACGATCAAGGAAACCAATCGAGGAGTTCTCCTACCCCCGCCTCAACTCCGCATCGAAGAACCCGGACGCCATCCTCGCCCTGCTCTCCGGCGTCGGCCTCTCCCGCGCCGacatcgccgccgtcgtcgccgccgatcCGCTGCTCCTCCACTCCTCGGTGAAGACCGTAGGCCCCCGCCTCCTCGCTCTCCGTGACCGCCTCGGTCTGTCCCCTCCGCAGATCGTTCGCTTCCTCCTGGTCGGCTCAGACGCTCTCTGCCACGATGTCATTCCCAAGCTCCAGTTCTTGATCTCCTTCTACGGCTCATTTGAGCAGGTCCTGGTGGTCGTAAAGAGGAGCAACAGCCTCCTAAGGGTGGGTCTTGAGAGTGTGATCAAGCCTAATATAGCTTTGTTTCGTCAGATTGGTGTTCAAGATATTGTCCAGCTGTGTTCAAACACCCCGCGGTTGCTTACATTCAACCTGGAGCGCCTGAAGGACTGTTTGCTGCGGGCGGAAGAACTTGGGGTGCCTCGCACTTCACGGATGTTCAAGTACGCGGTGTCTTTGGTCGCCGGTAATTCCAAAGAGAAGGTTGCTGCCAAGCTTGAGTTCTTTAAGAGGACTCTTGGTTGTTCTGAGGCTGAGGTTTCCGTTGCAATGTCCAAGGTGCCAACTATTTTAGGAATCTCTGATGAGAATCTTACCCGCAAGATAGAGTTTCTAGTCAATGAGGTTGGAATGGAACCACAGTACATTCTGGAAAGGCCTATTCTGCTTGGATATAGCTTGAAAAAGCGTCTGCTCCCACGTCATAGGGTTGTGAAGGCCCTGCAGGCAAAGGGATTGTTGAATAGCAATATGAACTTGTTTTCATTGGCTGTAATTGGAGAGGAGGCTTTCAGATTGAAGTTCGTTGACTGTCACAAGGACTCTGTTCCTGGCCTTGCAGGTTATTATGCCACAGCTTGTGATGATGATGTGCCCCCTGAAGTCCAACTATTGTcctga
- the LOC101784975 gene encoding uncharacterized protein LOC101784975: MQLLRTRLLPLLRATSRLPSPIHHPACLLSTAAAPFSLEDYLVAACGLAPAQARKTAKKAFDESSQVYKKAFEDLAWSRLNSASNPDAILALLSGVGLSRADIAAVVAADPLLLRSKPNNIGPRLFALRDRLGLSAPQIVRFLLVGSRSLRNCDVLPKLQFWISFYGSFEQVLVAVKRNNSLLEVSLERVIEPKIALFRQFGVRDIAQMCSNNPRLLTFSLERLKDFLLRAEELGVPRTSRMFKYAVSLVASNSKEKVAAKLVLLKRILGGSESDVYTAMSKMPSILSISEENITRKIEFLVNEVGMEPQYILERIVLLGYSLEKRLLPRHRVMQALHAKGLLNSNLNLFSLAVIGEEAFILKFIDCHKDKVPGLAAYYAKACAGDVPPEVQLSS; encoded by the coding sequence atgcagCTCCTCCGGACGcgccttctccctctcctccgcgcGACCTCCCGGCTCCCTTCCCCTATCCACCACCCCGCCTgcctcctctccaccgccgccgccccattCTCCCTCGAGGactacctcgtcgccgcctgcgGCCTCGCCCCAGCTCAAGCCCGCAAGACGGCGAAGAAAGCGTTCGATGAATCATCCCAAGTTTACAAGAAGGCATTCGAGGACCTCGCTTGGTCCCGCCTCAACTCCGCCTCCAACCCCGACGCCATCCTTGCCCTGCTCTCTGGCGTCGGCCTCTCCCGTGCCGacatcgccgccgtcgtcgctgcGGACCCGCTGCTCCTCCGCTCCAAGCCCAACAACATCGGTCCCCGCCTTTTCGCTCTCCGTGACCGCCTCGGTCTGTCCGCTCCTCAGATCGTTCGCTTCCTCCTGGTCGGCTCACGCTCTCTCCGCAACTGCGACGTTCTTCCCAAGCTCCAGTTCTGGATCTCGTTCTACGGCTCATTTGAGCAGGTCCTGGTGGCAGTAAAGAGGAACAACAGCCTCCTAGAGGTGAGCCTTGAGAGGGTGATCGAGCCTAAGATAGCGTTGTTTCGTCAGTTTGGTGTTCGAGATATTGCCCAGATGTGTTCAAACAACCCGCGGTTGTTAACGTTCAGCCTGGAGCGCCTGAAGGACTTTTTGCTGCGGGCAGAAGAACTTGGGGTGCCTCGCACTTCCCGTATGTTCAAGTACGCGGTGTCTTTGGTTGCCAGTAATTCCAAAGAGAAGGTTGCTGCCAAGCTTGTGTTATTGAAGAGGATTCTTGGTGGTTCTGAGTCTGATGTTTATACTGCAATGTCCAAGATGCCAAGTATATTATCAATCTCCGAAGAGAATATTACCCGCAAGATTGAGTTTCTTGTCAATGAGGTTGGGATGGAGCCTCAGTATATTCTTGAAAGAATTGTTCTGCTTGGATATAGCCTGGAAAAGCGTCTGCTCCCACGACATAGGGTTATGCAGGCCTTGCATGCAAAGGGATTGTTGAATAGCAATTTGAACTTATTTTCATTGGCTGTAATTGGAGAGGAGGCTTTCATATTGAAGTTCATTGACTGTCACAAGGACAAAGTTCCTGGTCTTGCAGCTTATTATGCCAAAGCTTGTGCTGGTGATGTGCCCCCTGAAGTCCAACTATCGTcctga